One Clupea harengus chromosome 3, Ch_v2.0.2, whole genome shotgun sequence DNA window includes the following coding sequences:
- the LOC105900726 gene encoding MTOR-associated protein MEAK7-like, whose translation MGNAESVVVQKRLARFGPDEQPMVEGVFDRLLSGSAGAAGEESKALTVDMVKASMGSVASDSMIMRVYACMASIDAGVPMVPGGGVSREQLVIFLADTLCGTAEERAPLVMAMAQRSGKGDVATVDQIKQFLEDLISAVLQTLAHRGRLRGWKPELMGDGARGVKLLAEQLSSEIKVSDQQTCDTPCLEDWIFRISSVAVYLELLVSEGLLVTLPSRPPPTLLPLCREDSWGKAASLLDLPLLLFLAPLLPAGHSTPWRLLFSTHLHGESFTRMMSCIKGHGPTVLLLRDTKGHVFGGFASHSWEIRPQFQGDSRCFLFSVFPCMRVYTCIGYNQHYMYLNHGQQTMPNGLGMGGQHGYFGLWLDSEFGRGHSRARPKCTTYGSPQLSAEEDFSLDALEVWAVSEPPQQEQDENKRSVLDADPEVQAMMELAGKTLHSQGLREPEEDEQ comes from the exons ATGGGGAATGCTGAAAGTGTCGTTGTGCAGAAACGGCTGGCGCGGTTTGGACCCGACGAACAACCCATGGTGGAGGGGGTGTTCGACCGGCTCCTGTCAGGTTCTGCTGGTGCAGCTGGGGAAGAGAGCAAGGCCCTAACAGTCGACATGGTGAAA GCAAGCATGGGGAGCGTGGCATCAGATTCCATGATAATGAGAGTCTATGCATGCATGGCCAGCATCGATGCGGGGGTACCGATGGTTCCCGGTGGGGGGGTAAGTCGGGAGCAGCTGGTGATCTTCCTGGCAGACACCCTCTGTGGTAccgcagaggagagagcacccCTCGTCATGGCAATGGCACAGCGAAGCGGGAAAGGGGATGTGGCTACTGTTGACCAGATAAAACAG TTCCTGGAGGACCTGATCTCAGCTGTACTGCAGACTCTGGCCCACAGGGGGCGCCTGCGAGGCTGGAAGCCAGAGCTCATGGGAGACGGTGCCAGAGGGGTGAAGCTCCTGGCTGAACAGCTGAGTTCAGAGATCAAAGTGTCAG ACCAGCAGACATGTGATACCCCTTGTCTGGAGGACTGGATCTTCCGCATCTCCTCTGTGGCTGTCTACCTGGAGCTACTGGTGAGTGAGGGGCTGTTGGTGACGCTGCCCTCCAGGCCGCCCCCCACCCTGCTCCCCTTGTGCCGCGAGGACTCCTGGGGGAAGGCGGCGAGCCTGCTGGACCTGCCCCTGCTGCTCTTCCTGGCGCCCCTGCTGCCGGCTGGCCACAGCACCCCCTGGAGGCTGCTCTTCTCCACGCACCTGCACGGCGAGAGCTTCACCCGGATGATGAGCTGCATCAAGGGTCACGGCCCCACCGTGCTGCTGCTGCGCGACACCAAAGGCCACGTGTTCGGCGGCTTCGCCTCCCACAGCTGGGAGATCAGGCCCCAGTTTCAGG GAGACTCCAGGTGCTTCCTCTTCTCCGTATTCccctgcatgcgtgtgtacaCCTGCATCGGCTACAACCAGCATTACATGTATCTGAACCATGGACAACAGACCATGCCCAACGGACTG GGCATGGGAGGGCAGCATGGCTACTTTGGGCTGTGGCTGGACAGTGAGTTTGGTCGTGGCCACAGCCGCGCTCGGCCGAAGTGTACCACATATGGTAGTCCCCAGCTCTCAGCCGAGGAGGACTTCAGCCTGGACGCTCTGGAGGTGTGGGCCGTCAGTGAGCCCCCACAACAGGAACAG
- the LOC105900727 gene encoding MTOR-associated protein MEAK7-like encodes MGNAESVVVQKRLARFRPDERPVVEGVFERLQSGSAGAAGKDGKALTVDMVKASMGSVASDSMIMRVYACMASIDAGVPMVPGGGVSREQLVIFLADTLRGTAEERAPLVMAMAQRSGKGDVATVDQIKQFLEDLISAVVQTLAHRGRLRGWKPEHMGDGARGVKLLAEQLSSEIKVSDQQTCDTPCLEDWIFRISSVAVYLELLVSEGLLVTLPSRPPPTLLPLCREASWGKAASLLDLPLLLFLAPLLPAGHSTPWRLLFSTHLHGESFTRMMSGLKGHGPTVLLLRDTKGHVFGGFASHSWEIRPQFQGDSRCFLFSVFPCMRVYTGTGYNQHYMYLNQGQQTMPNGLGMGGQHGYFGLWLDSEFGRGHSRARPKCTTYGSPQLSAEEDFSLDALEVWAVSEPPEQEQDENKRSILDADPEVQAMMEMAGKTLHSQGLREPEEDEQ; translated from the exons ATGGGGAATGCTGAAAGTGTCGTGGTGCAGAAACGGCTGGCCCGGTTTCGACCCGACGAACGACCCGTGGTGGAGGGGGTGTTCGAGCGGCTCCAGTCGGGTTCTGCTGGTGCAGCTGGGAAAGATGGCAAGGCCCTAACTGTCGACATGGTGAAA GCAAGCATGGGGAGCGTGGCATCAGATTCCATGATAATGAGAGTCTATGCATGCATGGCCAGCATCGATGCGGGGGTACCGATGGTTCCCGGTGGGGGGGTAAGTCGAGAGCAGCTGGTGATCTTCCTGGCAGACACCCTCCGTGGTAccgcagaggagagagcacccCTCGTCATGGCAATGGCACAGCGAAGCGGGAAAGGGGATGTGGCTACTGTTGACCAGATAAAACAG TTCCTGGAGGACCTGATCTCAGCTGTAGTGCAGACTCTGGCCCACAGGGGGCGCCTGCGAGGCTGGAAGCCAGAGCACATGGGAGATGGTGCCAGAGGGGTGAAGCTCCTGGCTGAACAGCTGAGTTCAGAGATCAAAGTGTCAG ACCAGCAGACATGTGATACCCCTTGTCTGGAGGACTGGATCTTTCGCATCTCCTCTGTGGCTGTCTACCTGGAGCTACTGGTGAGTGAGGGGCTGTTGGTGACGCTGCCCTCCAGGCCGCCCCCCACCCTGCTCCCCTTGTGCCGCGAGGCCTCCTGGGGGAAGGCGGCGAGCCTGCTGGACCTGCCCCTGCTGCTCTTCCTGGCGCCCCTGCTGCCGGCTGGCCACAGCACCCCCTGGAGGCTGCTCTTCTCCACGCACCTGCACGGCGAGAGCTTCACCCGGATGATGAGCGGCCTCAAGGGTCACGGCCCCACCGTACTGCTGCTGCGCGACACCAAAGGCCACGTGTTCGGCGGCTTCGCCTCCCACAGCTGGGAGATCAGGCCCCAGTTTCAGG GAGACTCCAGATGCTTCCTCTTCTCCGTGTTCccctgcatgcgtgtgtacaCCGGCACTGGCTACAACCAGCATTACATGTATCTGAACCAGGGACAACAGACCATGCCCAACGGACTG GGCATGGGAGGGCAGCATGGCTACTTTGGGCTGTGGCTGGACAGTGAGTTTGGTCGTGGCCACAGCCGCGCTCGGCCGAAGTGTACCACATATGGTAGTCCCCAGCTCTCAGCCGAGGAGGACTTCAGCCTGGACGCTCTGGAGGTGTGGGCCGTCAGTGAGCCCCCAGAACAGGAACAG GACGAGAACAAGAGGAGTATTTTAGATGCAGACCCAGAAGTCCAGGCCATGATGGAGATGGCCGGGAAGACGTTACACAGCCAGGGCCTGAGAGAGCCAGAGGAGGACGagcagtag